One segment of Maledivibacter sp. DNA contains the following:
- a CDS encoding M1 family metallopeptidase, translating to MKKSPLKALTKIRYIKHKKGLMTFLMMGIALFIFANIYIIGKTSVIVFDELMPDVEDINEYEINAVFYEEEKIIEAAEKITYTNNWSKNIKTVYFHIYPNVFKGKETVPFDAGEMDRAYADGFEPGYININSIKSSKGDLSFLIIGKGNSILKVNLNEELEPGDKTKIYIDFMVKLPPSYGRFGFGKNTINVANWYPIASVIDEGGWNLDPYYSIGDPFFSDISNYRVVMTMPPRYVLASTGDLIKKESIDGNSRWTFEAQRVRDFAMIASNRYKIIEDETGDISIRSYYFEDQSAELSLKAAKDSIEIFNKAFGNYPYKHFSVAASDFFIGGMEYPKLVFINEEMYKGNDEMLEYIIVHETAHQWWYGIVGNNEIKEAWLDEALTEYSTLLYYENKYGREARDKMYKEMILGGYNLYRNFDKPENEVILKHLQDFKSPREYQALVYCKGAMFIQSLREELGDEAFFDILKIYFDKYKYKNATTEDFIKTCEMVSDKDLNPIFEKWLKGIDE from the coding sequence ATGAAAAAATCTCCACTTAAAGCTTTAACAAAAATTAGATATATAAAACATAAGAAAGGCTTAATGACTTTCTTGATGATGGGGATAGCTTTATTTATTTTTGCAAATATATATATAATAGGTAAAACCAGTGTCATAGTTTTTGATGAACTAATGCCAGATGTAGAAGATATAAACGAGTATGAAATCAATGCCGTATTTTATGAGGAAGAAAAAATTATAGAAGCAGCTGAGAAAATTACCTACACTAATAACTGGTCAAAAAACATAAAGACTGTGTATTTCCATATATATCCCAATGTCTTTAAGGGCAAAGAAACTGTACCCTTTGATGCTGGTGAAATGGATAGAGCCTATGCGGATGGTTTTGAGCCTGGATATATTAATATCAATTCCATAAAATCCTCAAAGGGAGATTTAAGCTTTTTGATCATTGGTAAGGGTAATTCCATACTAAAGGTGAATCTTAATGAGGAATTAGAACCAGGAGATAAAACCAAGATATATATAGATTTCATGGTAAAGCTTCCACCTTCATATGGTAGATTTGGTTTTGGTAAAAATACAATTAATGTGGCAAATTGGTATCCTATAGCTTCGGTTATCGATGAAGGGGGCTGGAATCTTGACCCATATTATTCAATAGGCGATCCTTTCTTCAGTGATATTTCTAATTATAGAGTTGTGATGACAATGCCTCCCCGCTATGTATTAGCATCTACAGGGGATTTAATAAAAAAAGAAAGCATAGATGGAAATTCTAGATGGACATTTGAGGCTCAAAGGGTAAGGGATTTTGCCATGATTGCAAGCAATAGATATAAGATTATTGAAGATGAGACGGGGGACATTTCTATTAGAAGCTATTATTTTGAAGACCAATCTGCAGAACTTTCTTTAAAAGCGGCTAAGGATTCCATTGAGATATTTAATAAAGCCTTTGGAAACTATCCCTATAAACATTTTTCCGTAGCCGCGTCGGATTTTTTTATAGGGGGAATGGAATACCCCAAGCTGGTTTTTATAAATGAAGAGATGTATAAGGGTAATGATGAAATGCTTGAGTATATTATCGTCCACGAAACAGCCCATCAGTGGTGGTATGGGATTGTGGGGAATAATGAGATCAAAGAAGCTTGGTTAGATGAAGCCTTAACAGAATACTCTACTTTGCTATATTATGAAAATAAATATGGAAGGGAAGCAAGGGATAAGATGTATAAGGAAATGATATTAGGAGGCTACAATTTATATAGAAACTTTGATAAACCAGAAAATGAAGTCATATTAAAGCATCTACAGGACTTTAAAAGTCCTAGGGAATATCAAGCTCTAGTTTATTGTAAAGGAGCAATGTTTATCCAAAGCCTTAGGGAAGAATTAGGAGATGAAGCTTTTTTTGATATATTAAAAATCTATTTTGACAAATATAAATATAAAAATGCCACTACAGAAGACTTTATAAAAACCTGTGAAATGGTCTCAGATAAAGACCTCAACCCTATTTTTGAAAAATGGCTTAAGGGTATTGATGAATAA
- a CDS encoding peptidoglycan DD-metalloendopeptidase family protein, with translation MSNSDYFSSLKKYIKEYIDKFKDMRQNKILLVSAAICILLITVFLTYNNEPNNTRLTSSVKVENFSMQKDSSNEGAMSQPKKEITGISSIKDDIYDILKVKIPVYSINVDGNELAAFRTKQGADKLLDDIIKPFTEGEDIKIEEVGFKEELKIVEKLGTVDDLQANGGYEEILHYITKGTSETKIHNIQKGENYWVIAEKYNIKPDDLIKANPGVKPERLQIGQEISLVVPKPMLTVVTTEIQQYKEYIAFETEYEETNVLYKGEVRVKKAGKKGEREVKAEVSKENGIEKKRDILQENIIAQPTTKVVLKGTKNPPPKIGTGKLAKPTSRGVITSPFGWRWGRRHTGIDIGLPIGTPVKAADGGKVVFSGTKGGYGKCIIVDHGANIKTLYAHNSKLLVKKGAKVFKGQTIANSGNTGRSTGPHLHFEVRKNGTPVNPTKYVKY, from the coding sequence ATGTCTAATTCAGATTATTTTAGTAGCCTCAAAAAATATATTAAAGAATATATTGATAAGTTTAAGGATATGAGGCAAAATAAAATATTATTAGTTTCAGCTGCTATTTGTATACTGCTTATAACAGTATTTTTGACATATAATAATGAACCAAACAATACAAGATTGACCAGTTCAGTTAAAGTAGAGAATTTTAGTATGCAAAAAGATTCTTCTAATGAAGGAGCTATGTCACAACCTAAAAAGGAAATAACCGGTATATCCAGTATAAAAGATGATATCTATGATATATTAAAAGTAAAAATACCCGTATATTCTATAAATGTTGATGGAAATGAGTTAGCTGCATTTAGAACAAAGCAAGGGGCGGACAAGCTTCTTGATGATATCATAAAGCCATTTACAGAGGGTGAAGATATCAAAATAGAAGAAGTTGGATTTAAAGAAGAGCTTAAGATCGTGGAGAAACTAGGAACTGTAGACGATCTACAGGCAAATGGTGGATATGAAGAAATACTACATTATATAACCAAGGGTACAAGTGAAACTAAAATACATAATATACAAAAGGGAGAGAACTACTGGGTTATTGCTGAAAAATACAATATAAAACCCGACGACCTTATAAAAGCAAATCCCGGAGTTAAGCCTGAAAGACTACAGATTGGACAAGAAATTAGCTTGGTAGTGCCAAAACCTATGCTAACTGTTGTTACAACTGAGATACAGCAATACAAAGAATACATAGCATTTGAAACAGAATATGAAGAAACAAATGTTTTATATAAAGGTGAAGTTAGAGTAAAGAAAGCAGGAAAAAAGGGTGAGCGAGAAGTTAAAGCAGAGGTATCCAAGGAAAATGGTATAGAGAAAAAAAGAGATATATTACAGGAAAATATAATTGCACAGCCCACCACCAAAGTAGTACTTAAGGGAACCAAAAATCCTCCTCCAAAGATAGGAACAGGAAAACTGGCTAAGCCGACAAGTAGAGGTGTAATAACTTCTCCATTTGGATGGCGATGGGGGAGAAGGCATACTGGAATAGATATAGGGCTTCCAATAGGTACTCCTGTAAAAGCTGCTGATGGCGGCAAAGTTGTATTTTCAGGAACTAAGGGTGGATATGGAAAATGCATTATTGTAGATCATGGTGCCAATATAAAAACGCTATATGCCCATAATAGCAAGCTACTTGTCAAGAAGGGTGCCAAGGTATTTAAAGGACAAACAATAGCCAATAGTGGAAATACAGGAAGAAGTACAGGACCACATCTTCATTTTGAGGTTAGAAAGAATGGTACTCCTGTAAATCCAACTAAATATGTTAAGTATTAA
- a CDS encoding peptidase MA family metallohydrolase, with the protein MKKRYYVLITICIVVILIFLNVLGIKGDLYILFRNIPKKTVLANIKDYNEIETKHFVIRYENSDPEVLELIEKASEKYYDDICRLFDYYPEDKTVVVLYDNSEELLKNVNLGESKPPMGVYYASTIQILSPRLWCPPHKDMKSLFMDEGPMVHEFTHLIIDDITKGNYPLWFTEGVALYSEYIHTGYEWGKEVEEEKIYSIEELNDKFNKLDQYLAYTQSFRVVKYMADTYGFESIKEIIKKLEDGHTFNNAFEIVTKDKVSKLNI; encoded by the coding sequence ATGAAAAAAAGATATTATGTGCTAATAACAATATGTATTGTAGTTATTTTAATATTTTTAAATGTCCTAGGTATAAAAGGAGATTTATATATTTTATTTAGAAATATACCTAAGAAAACAGTTCTTGCTAATATAAAGGACTACAATGAAATTGAAACAAAGCATTTTGTTATAAGATATGAAAACAGCGATCCAGAAGTTTTGGAGCTTATTGAAAAAGCATCAGAAAAATATTATGATGATATATGTAGGTTATTTGATTATTATCCAGAGGATAAAACAGTAGTTGTATTATATGATAATTCAGAGGAGCTTTTAAAAAATGTAAATCTTGGGGAATCTAAACCTCCTATGGGTGTATACTATGCATCTACTATTCAAATTTTGTCTCCGAGATTATGGTGTCCTCCCCACAAGGATATGAAATCCTTGTTTATGGATGAAGGGCCTATGGTTCATGAGTTTACCCATCTGATTATAGATGATATTACTAAGGGTAATTATCCTTTATGGTTTACTGAAGGGGTAGCTCTTTATTCAGAGTATATTCATACAGGATATGAATGGGGAAAGGAAGTTGAGGAAGAAAAGATATATTCTATCGAGGAGTTAAATGATAAATTTAACAAATTAGATCAGTATTTAGCCTACACACAGTCATTTAGAGTAGTAAAGTATATGGCAGATACCTATGGATTTGAGAGTATAAAAGAAATCATAAAAAAATTGGAAGATGGGCATACTTTTAATAATGCCTTTGAAATAGTAACAAAGGATAAAGTTTCAAAATTGAATATCTAA
- the yycF gene encoding response regulator YycF yields MDKKILVVDDEKPISDIIKFNLVKEGFQVDVAFDGEEALKKVYQFGPDLILLDLMLPKLDGFQVCRKVRETFNMPILMLTAKEEEVDKVLGLELGADDYITKPFGMRELIARVKANLRRIQVDKKNSQGSSIMSGTLIIDLEKYEVKKGDEIIDLTLREFELLKFLATQENQVFTREQLLKDVWGYEYYGDIRTVDVTVRRLRQKIEDDSSNAKYILTKRGVGYYFRRI; encoded by the coding sequence GTGGACAAGAAGATACTTGTAGTTGATGATGAAAAGCCGATTTCAGATATTATAAAGTTTAATTTAGTTAAGGAAGGATTTCAAGTTGATGTTGCCTTTGATGGAGAGGAAGCCTTAAAAAAGGTTTACCAATTTGGGCCGGATTTGATCCTATTGGATTTAATGCTTCCTAAGCTTGATGGTTTCCAGGTCTGTAGAAAGGTAAGGGAAACCTTCAATATGCCAATATTGATGCTTACAGCTAAGGAAGAAGAAGTGGATAAGGTTTTAGGACTTGAGCTTGGAGCAGATGATTATATAACTAAGCCCTTTGGTATGAGGGAGCTTATAGCAAGGGTAAAGGCTAATCTTAGAAGGATACAAGTAGATAAAAAGAACAGCCAAGGCAGCAGTATAATGTCGGGAACCCTTATAATTGACCTTGAAAAATATGAAGTCAAAAAGGGCGACGAGATCATTGATCTTACATTAAGGGAATTTGAGCTGCTTAAATTTCTTGCAACTCAAGAAAATCAAGTTTTTACTAGGGAACAACTCCTCAAGGATGTATGGGGTTATGAATATTATGGGGATATAAGAACAGTGGATGTTACTGTTAGAAGACTAAGGCAAAAAATTGAAGATGACTCCAGTAATGCCAAGTATATTCTTACAAAGCGTGGAGTAGGGTATTACTTCAGGAGGATTTAG
- a CDS encoding cell wall metabolism sensor histidine kinase WalK, with amino-acid sequence MFKSIRWKFITVYFALVFIAMAIIGVYIIRSFQSHHLNVVRSRLEYTSDHIMERIPKESSLDEQKEVLQSIVEQWSKGSFEETFIIDDSLQIVATDNDSFQGINAVSELDEELIIHVLSGKKEVAEKDDLSKERRTKNIALPIKRNEKIVGVLYIRSDLTEIYNTLDKSKKIMTRAVALALGITVILGYLLAKSITEPINDVTEKAALMAKGDFNQRVDIKSDDEIGKLAEMFNFLTGKLETTLGEISSEKSKMETILNYMADGLIAVYKDGRIIHANPKAMEMLGFSKQMMTEKKYDELFEPLNSKLTLKYIIDNNEALIGSESIGIYESIYNVDYAPFKDENNNIGGLVLVLKDITKQQKLENMRREFVANVSHELKTPLTSIKSYTETLLDGMLEDKDITKQFLGVVNSEADRMTRLVRDLLQLSNFDNNKTKFNIIENDLVKLIQQTVIKLGITAKNKNQRLEFFTDYKELTACFDFDRIEQVLLNITSNAIKYTEEYGDIKIYLDKSDDDALIIVKDTGMGIPKEDLSRIFERFYRVDKARSRELGGTGLGLSIAKEIIEAHSGSIEIHSEINKGTEVRMRIPTQVKAV; translated from the coding sequence ATGTTTAAAAGCATTAGATGGAAATTTATAACGGTTTATTTTGCATTGGTATTTATTGCAATGGCAATTATAGGTGTATATATCATTCGAAGCTTCCAGTCCCATCATTTAAATGTCGTAAGGAGTAGATTAGAGTATACATCTGACCATATCATGGAGAGAATACCAAAGGAATCTAGTCTAGATGAGCAAAAAGAAGTTCTGCAAAGCATTGTAGAACAGTGGTCAAAGGGCTCCTTTGAAGAAACCTTCATCATAGACGATTCTTTACAAATAGTTGCAACGGATAATGATTCATTTCAAGGAATAAATGCAGTAAGCGAATTGGATGAAGAGCTTATTATACATGTATTAAGTGGAAAGAAAGAAGTGGCTGAAAAAGATGATCTTTCAAAGGAAAGACGAACAAAAAACATAGCACTACCTATAAAAAGAAATGAAAAAATAGTAGGAGTTCTATATATAAGATCGGATCTAACAGAAATATATAATACTTTAGATAAATCTAAGAAGATAATGACCCGAGCAGTAGCATTAGCCCTGGGTATTACAGTAATACTTGGATATCTTTTAGCCAAGAGTATAACGGAGCCTATTAACGATGTAACGGAGAAAGCTGCATTGATGGCTAAGGGTGATTTTAATCAACGGGTTGATATCAAGTCCGATGATGAGATTGGTAAACTGGCGGAGATGTTTAATTTCCTAACGGGAAAACTGGAAACAACCTTGGGAGAGATATCAAGTGAAAAAAGTAAGATGGAGACTATCTTAAATTATATGGCCGATGGACTCATAGCTGTTTATAAGGATGGTAGGATTATACATGCCAATCCAAAGGCAATGGAGATGCTAGGATTTTCAAAACAGATGATGACTGAAAAGAAGTATGATGAACTATTTGAGCCATTAAATAGTAAGCTTACACTTAAATATATAATAGACAATAATGAAGCTTTAATAGGTAGCGAATCCATAGGTATTTATGAATCCATATACAATGTGGATTATGCACCCTTTAAGGATGAAAATAACAATATAGGTGGATTGGTATTAGTACTAAAGGATATAACTAAACAGCAAAAGCTAGAAAATATGAGGAGGGAATTCGTAGCTAATGTTTCCCATGAACTGAAGACTCCTCTTACAAGTATAAAAAGCTATACTGAGACCCTATTGGATGGAATGCTTGAAGATAAGGATATTACAAAGCAATTTCTAGGAGTTGTAAATAGTGAAGCCGACAGAATGACTAGATTAGTAAGGGATTTACTTCAATTATCTAATTTTGACAATAATAAAACTAAATTCAATATTATTGAGAATGATTTAGTTAAGCTAATACAGCAAACTGTTATAAAACTTGGCATAACTGCAAAGAATAAAAATCAAAGGCTTGAATTTTTCACTGATTATAAGGAACTAACGGCTTGTTTTGATTTTGATAGGATAGAACAGGTTTTACTTAATATTACTAGTAATGCAATAAAATATACTGAAGAATATGGAGATATCAAAATATATCTTGATAAAAGTGATGATGATGCATTGATAATAGTAAAGGATACTGGTATGGGTATACCTAAAGAGGATCTGTCACGAATATTTGAAAGATTTTATAGGGTAGATAAGGCTCGTTCCAGAGAGCTTGGAGGTACGGGGCTTGGTTTATCAATAGCTAAGGAAATCATCGAGGCCCATAGTGGAAGCATAGAAATTCACAGTGAAATTAATAAGGGGACAGAGGTAAGAATGAGAATTCCTACCCAAGTAAAAGCCGTGTAA
- the yycI gene encoding two-component system regulatory protein YycI: MDWAKAKNILIIAFIITNLILGYYVFKDWKANNVSYSISEERINDVKKILNKKNIIVNASVPQDIFELPGLILEYETYNKEEIEARVFGDGKRDYIQKVKVSLNDKLINYTKRTIELYNEETTEETAKKISYDFIKKLGFHNDEIEFWDIKQKNDEYEIQYKQRYEDIILDDGYMKIGIKNNEVFSLERKWLKSITVKPINKKVIPATKALLLGMDELREKKEKEDSEVIVTDIKLVYSLNSPEFSSIFDEQWYEGNEKSGLFYWRIRLESDEDIDIKAEAYE; the protein is encoded by the coding sequence ATGGATTGGGCAAAGGCTAAAAATATTCTTATAATTGCTTTTATAATTACAAATCTGATTTTAGGATATTATGTTTTTAAGGACTGGAAAGCTAATAATGTTTCCTATAGCATAAGTGAAGAAAGAATTAATGATGTTAAAAAAATTCTTAATAAAAAGAATATAATTGTAAATGCCAGTGTGCCACAGGATATATTTGAACTTCCTGGATTGATACTTGAATATGAAACCTATAATAAAGAGGAGATAGAGGCTAGGGTCTTTGGAGATGGAAAAAGAGATTATATACAAAAAGTAAAGGTTTCATTGAATGATAAGTTAATCAATTATACGAAAAGGACTATAGAATTGTATAACGAGGAGACTACAGAAGAAACAGCAAAAAAAATCTCATATGATTTCATAAAAAAGCTGGGATTCCATAATGATGAAATAGAGTTTTGGGATATTAAACAAAAAAATGATGAATATGAAATACAATATAAACAAAGATATGAAGACATAATTTTAGATGATGGATATATGAAGATTGGGATAAAAAATAATGAGGTATTTTCCCTTGAGAGAAAATGGCTGAAGTCAATAACTGTAAAGCCTATTAATAAAAAAGTTATTCCTGCTACTAAGGCCCTATTATTAGGTATGGACGAACTAAGGGAGAAAAAAGAGAAAGAAGATAGTGAAGTTATAGTGACGGATATAAAATTAGTATATTCACTAAATAGTCCGGAGTTTAGTTCAATATTTGACGAACAATGGTATGAGGGAAATGAAAAATCCGGTTTGTTTTATTGGAGAATACGTTTGGAAAGTGATGAAGATATAGATATAAAAGCGGAAGCTTATGAATAA
- a CDS encoding MBL fold metallo-hydrolase yields MGLKFCSLASGSSGNCQYVGSKETKLLIDAGLSGKYIMQALQNIDVEGDKIDGLIITHEHSDHIKGVGVLMRKFDIPLYVNEKTWDAMKDKIGSVKGKDIRLFNGCKPFLIGDIKVNPYNISHDACDPMGYSFIHNNSKVSIATDLGCISDDIINEIKDSDLLVLEANHDVEMVKFGKYPWFLKKRILGDFGHLSNETSGNILTEVVKTGRVKYALLAHLSKENNFPELAYETVKNILEENDIHVDVDVSLDLTYRNRIGRVYNIQDPL; encoded by the coding sequence ATGGGTCTTAAATTCTGTTCTTTAGCAAGTGGCAGCAGCGGAAACTGTCAATATGTAGGTAGTAAAGAAACAAAATTATTGATAGATGCAGGACTAAGTGGCAAATATATAATGCAAGCTTTGCAAAATATAGATGTTGAAGGAGATAAAATCGATGGACTTATCATTACCCACGAACATAGTGATCATATCAAAGGGGTAGGGGTGTTGATGAGAAAATTTGATATACCATTATATGTAAATGAAAAAACATGGGATGCCATGAAGGATAAGATAGGATCAGTTAAAGGAAAGGATATTAGACTTTTTAATGGCTGTAAGCCTTTTCTTATTGGAGATATAAAAGTCAATCCCTATAATATATCCCACGATGCATGTGATCCTATGGGCTATTCCTTTATTCATAATAATTCAAAGGTTAGTATAGCCACTGATTTAGGTTGCATATCCGATGATATAATTAATGAAATAAAGGATAGTGATTTACTTGTGCTTGAAGCAAATCACGATGTTGAAATGGTGAAGTTTGGTAAATATCCTTGGTTCTTAAAAAAAAGAATTCTTGGGGACTTTGGACATTTGTCCAATGAGACGTCAGGAAATATATTGACAGAAGTAGTGAAAACTGGAAGGGTTAAGTATGCACTATTGGCCCATCTTAGCAAAGAAAACAATTTTCCCGAACTAGCCTATGAAACAGTTAAGAATATTTTAGAAGAGAATGACATACATGTGGATGTAGATGTAAGTTTAGATTTAACCTATAGAAATAGAATTGGAAGGGTATATAATATACAAGACCCCCTTTAA
- a CDS encoding SH3 domain-containing protein, translating to MKYSKTLLTLSLSLACVASSTFTVFGEGQAQGVILGNNVNIRQAPKTGSEVLTKLSIGEEVDVLSNDSNWYLIETTSKTQGWILNDLIAVDEEKDLLKKGMITADTLNVRKEPDIDSGIIATLSKKDEITIINTENEWYEISVDKEKKGWIHRDYVEIKPNYSRAIIVGDNVNLRKERSIDSEILDTLNIETYIYIKDYLDDWYNIITAKGQEGWIHKDYVSIVFGDSIENTVSRGANRTAIKIVQEAKKLLGTPYKYGATGPSRFDCSGFTGYVFKKAGISIPRTSSEQSKVGKKVSKSNLQIGDLVFFNSNGKGTRISHVGIYIGNGKFIHASSGSKYSVIISDITTGNYNKRYVKARRVF from the coding sequence ATGAAATATTCTAAAACACTGCTCACCCTATCTTTAAGCCTTGCATGCGTGGCTTCTTCCACCTTTACAGTATTCGGTGAAGGACAGGCTCAAGGTGTAATCTTAGGAAACAATGTGAATATTAGACAAGCTCCGAAAACAGGCTCAGAAGTATTAACTAAGCTTTCGATCGGTGAAGAGGTTGACGTTTTATCTAATGACAGCAACTGGTACTTAATAGAAACTACTTCTAAAACTCAAGGATGGATTTTGAATGATCTTATTGCTGTGGATGAGGAAAAAGACCTACTAAAAAAAGGTATGATAACGGCTGATACTCTAAATGTTAGAAAAGAACCCGACATCGACTCAGGTATCATAGCTACTTTATCTAAAAAAGATGAAATAACAATAATCAATACGGAAAACGAATGGTATGAAATATCTGTAGACAAAGAAAAAAAGGGCTGGATACATAGGGACTATGTAGAGATCAAACCTAATTACTCTAGGGCAATAATCGTTGGAGATAACGTAAACCTAAGAAAAGAAAGATCTATTGACTCAGAAATCTTGGACACATTAAATATTGAAACTTACATATACATAAAGGATTATTTAGATGATTGGTATAATATCATAACAGCTAAAGGCCAAGAGGGATGGATACATAAGGATTATGTAAGTATTGTTTTTGGTGACAGCATAGAAAATACCGTATCAAGGGGTGCTAATAGAACTGCTATTAAAATTGTTCAAGAAGCAAAAAAATTGTTAGGCACACCCTATAAATATGGTGCGACTGGCCCTAGCCGTTTTGACTGCTCAGGCTTTACTGGATATGTATTTAAAAAAGCGGGTATTAGTATACCAAGAACCTCCAGTGAGCAATCAAAAGTAGGAAAAAAGGTTAGTAAAAGCAATTTACAAATAGGAGATTTAGTTTTCTTTAATAGCAACGGAAAGGGTACTAGGATATCCCATGTAGGTATTTATATCGGGAATGGAAAATTCATTCATGCTTCATCGGGAAGCAAATATAGTGTAATTATCTCGGATATAACTACTGGCAATTACAATAAAAGATATGTAAAGGCTAGACGAGTATTTTAA
- the rlmH gene encoding 23S rRNA (pseudouridine(1915)-N(3))-methyltransferase RlmH yields MNISIISVGKIKEKYFKNAISEYSKRLSRYCKLSFIEVPDEKAPESLSEIEMENIKDKEGQGILKNIKEGTYVIALDIKGKMMTSEELATKLDTLGIQGKSSIAFIIGGSLGLSKNVLNRADFKLSFSPMTFPHQLMKVVLLEQVYRGFRINRGEPYHK; encoded by the coding sequence ATGAATATATCCATAATATCTGTAGGAAAGATAAAGGAAAAATATTTTAAGAATGCAATCAGTGAATACAGTAAAAGATTGAGTAGATACTGCAAACTAAGTTTTATAGAAGTACCAGATGAAAAAGCTCCCGAAAGCTTAAGTGAAATAGAGATGGAAAATATAAAGGATAAAGAAGGTCAAGGAATACTCAAAAATATCAAAGAAGGAACCTACGTGATAGCACTAGATATAAAGGGAAAAATGATGACCTCAGAAGAGCTTGCCACAAAACTAGATACCCTTGGGATACAAGGTAAAAGCAGCATAGCCTTCATAATAGGCGGCTCCCTAGGACTATCAAAAAATGTCTTGAATAGAGCCGATTTCAAGCTGTCATTTTCCCCAATGACTTTCCCTCATCAGCTTATGAAGGTAGTATTGCTTGAGCAGGTGTATAGGGGGTTTAGGATAAATCGGGGGGAACCTTATCATAAGTAA
- a CDS encoding helix-turn-helix transcriptional regulator, whose translation MIRTIIRTRITTLRQAKGWTKKQLALKADISVTYIGELEAGKKNPTIVIIEKIANALEVEISELFKEEII comes from the coding sequence ATGATTAGAACAATAATACGTACAAGAATTACTACCCTTAGACAAGCTAAAGGATGGACTAAAAAACAACTAGCATTAAAAGCAGATATTTCAGTTACTTATATCGGTGAACTTGAAGCGGGTAAAAAGAATCCTACTATAGTTATTATTGAAAAAATTGCTAATGCTCTAGAAGTTGAAATCTCAGAACTATTTAAAGAAGAAATAATTTAG
- a CDS encoding helix-turn-helix transcriptional regulator, producing the protein MDLANRLKIIRNNKGYSVYKLSQLSEISSTYIHEIEKSKKQPTVEVVSKLCRALDITLSEFFQEEIEKKTITLDEVIEELENLTPSQLEAIRLTAKTMKEK; encoded by the coding sequence ATGGATTTGGCTAATAGATTAAAAATAATTAGAAATAATAAGGGTTATAGTGTCTATAAATTATCACAGCTTTCGGAAATATCTTCGACTTATATACATGAAATTGAAAAAAGTAAAAAGCAACCAACTGTTGAAGTTGTTTCAAAACTCTGTAGAGCCTTAGATATTACCCTATCTGAGTTTTTTCAAGAAGAGATTGAGAAAAAAACAATAACTCTTGATGAAGTTATTGAAGAACTCGAGAATCTCACTCCTTCACAATTAGAAGCTATTAGATTGACTGCTAAAACTATGAAGGAAAAATAA